The following coding sequences lie in one Ostrea edulis chromosome 8, xbOstEdul1.1, whole genome shotgun sequence genomic window:
- the LOC125662889 gene encoding uncharacterized protein LOC125662889, which produces MYTPYPRYLFVDGYNSWTPSAMPLLAATLVIALTPTESNAGSTCTAPGYAINPVLGCIKLYTFRSPAATISVMAAQCASDGGELLLVNSEAENTALVNFMISDSNGVFSVGIQGSRVTVTDPWLTDAGEPLPYIGNIPGTSNIAGLTRLMARFDNTWFSLNSAFLLDQCVCEIL; this is translated from the exons ATGTACACCCCATACCCTCGCTATCTGTTTGTAGACGGATATAATTCTTGGACACCCAGCGCAATGCCTCTGTTAGCCGCAACCCTCGTCATCGCACTGACACCGACCGAGTCCAATGCAG gGAGCACCTGCACAGCGCCTGGTTACGCCATTAACCCAGTGCTTGGATGTATCAAGCTCTACACATTCAGATCACCAGCAGCAACTATCAGTGTAATGGCAGCTCAATGTGCTAGTGATGGCGGAGAACTCCTTCTCGTTAACTCAGAGGCAGAAAATACTGCACTTGTCAATTTTATGA tttcagaCTCTAACGGAGTGTTCAGTGTCGGCATACAAGGGTCAAGGGTCACTGTTACTGACCCCTGGCTCACGGATGCTGGAGAGCCTCTCCCCTACATAGGCAATATACCAGGAACATCGAACATAGCAGGTCTAACTAGACTTATGGCAAGGTTTGACAACACGTGGTTCTCTTTGAATTCTGCTTTCCTGCTTGACCAATGCGTTTGTgaaatattgtaa